The following DNA comes from Eubalaena glacialis isolate mEubGla1 chromosome 1, mEubGla1.1.hap2.+ XY, whole genome shotgun sequence.
TCCCAGGGCTTCCGTCTCCACTCTGTCCTCTCAGAAACCTGTCATGGTTTTTCTGGATGGATGCCCATAGAATTTTAATCCAGTCACAAAAAAGTACTATGcataacaaaaagcaaaaccaggTTATGGGTTGTCTgtttctttactgaatttgtttacttCAAGGGCTTGGAACATAGAAGGGCATCGTTCAACAGCACCATTTGTGCTGCCAGCCCAGAGCCATGGCCAGGACCAATGAGTTCCCTTAGTTAAGGATTTGTCCTTGAAGCTGTGGAGAGAAGGCCTATATGATTTAGTGGCCACCCTGGGTCCTGCCCCAGGTCCTGACACTTCCTGACTCTTGGTAACTGGCTGCTTAATTAAACTGGTTGTTTCTCCATAATGTCctattttcttcccttccccactAAGTATTTGCATTTCCAGTAAggggcgcggggggggggggggggggggaggcgggtGGTGGAACTCCCTGTCCTCAGGAAGCTTAGCAACTTAAGCTCTCCCAACTTAAGCTAACTTTAAAAGGTATAGTTCTCCAACTTTAATTTGTGGGAAATTCCCCTGGGGAGGCAGCCAGAAACGCACATTCCAGGACCCTGCTCGCAGACGTTCATTCAGTAGGTTTGGAGCCAATAAAACTGCATTTTATTCAGTCCAGGGCAGCTTGATGTAGGAGGGTGATAGACTACTAAGAAAGGCTCATGGCTAGAAATAAACAGCATTATCAGAAACAAGAATTTCATGTTTGCATTTGTATTTCTTGCTGTCTGGATAAAATTCATGAACGTTGATGCCTAATACTCAGGATTCCTGGCGTTAACATTAAGGTCCTTGCTCGGTATCTCTTTGACACACATCACCAACACTGGCAGATTCTGAAAACTTAAAACAGGCATATTAGTGCCTCCCTGACCGAGAGGTTAAAAAAACGAGTTTATGCACCCGGTAACTGACTGCTCAGTAAATAGTTGCCACTTATAACAAAATATGCCACTATTATCCCCTacaagatgggggaggggcaagagtgTCCGAGGCCCAACTTCAAATCGGTATTTGGGATTTGGCCACAGTTGGGCGTATCCTCTGGTGCGGGGAAAACGTGGCCATGGATCTCCCGGGCCACCACCCCGGGACAGCCACCGGGGCGTCCTTACTACAGGCAGCAGTTCGTTGCTTGGCTGGTTCACCCTCCTAGACCTAAAATAAGAGGCGGTGGGttgggtgtttttatttttaaagacttcccTCTGGGCCTTTGACCCGGCACCGCAGGTATAAGCATGGATTTTGCGGGCCGTGGAGCTGGGTGCGGCCAGGGAAGATCCCTGCGATCTTGGACTCTCCGCGGCTGGGAGGTCTCCGGAGGGAATAAAGAGGCCCCCCAATCCTCCTGGGGACCCGGAGCGGTTGGGGTGGCTGTCGGAGGGTTCGAGGGCCCACCCTCCAGGTGGCGGGAAAGGGTCGGTGGTCAGGGATTTGGGGCCTCACATCTCCCCGCCCGCGGAGGCCCCAGTAATTGACTCTCGTTGAGCGCTGCAGGTAAACAAGGGCCCCAACCACCGCCCAAATCCTCAACAGGAGGACCCGAATCCCAGGGACCAGCACTGGCAACGCGGTAACGGGAGACCCCGCGGCGGCGCCCCGCGTTGGCTCGGCCCGCGAGGAAGTGAAGCCCTCGGGGCCTCGGAGCGCCAACCTGGGCGTTTGAGCTTTGCGGCAAGTCACTGGAGAGTTGGCTGGATTTTGTCCCAAGCCCACTCCACATCTTCAGGACAGGACGGCCGCAAggacccctccccctctccactcccacccGTCCCTACCGGCCGGCCCCGGGAGAGCCTAGACTCAAAGGCACTTTCCACCCCGAGGCCCAGTTGGCGTCGGATTTGGAGGGCCGCCGCCCGTGCGGAGGAGGACTGACGGACCACCGGTCCGCTGGGGACCCGGGAAGCCCGCCGCCCTGCGGAGAGTAGCTCGGGACAATCGCgtgctcactcacacacacacacacacacacacacacacacacgtacacacaaccCCCAACcaatgaaataaagtaaaagcCCAAGGTCTGCCTCCGTGGACAGAGACGCCCCCCGGAACCGGACCGAGCGTGGGTTCTCCCTGGGGgccagaggggctgggggaggaagggggagggggagagagcgaAGGAGCCGGCTGAGGGCCCCTCATCATCTCCGCCCACGATGTTTGCTGGAGTCCGgctgggcggcggcggcgggagggaGCGGCGGGCAGAGCCCCTCGGATCCCACCGCACACACTcgcaccccttcccctcccctcccctccccctcccaccggCTCGCCGcgacccccgccccagccccctccccttccccttccccgcccGCCTCCGCCCCCATTCTTGGAATTGTGTGGAAAAATTCTCAGCCAAACCTcccacctctcctctccccccacccccgccccactccCCACGCCCTTTAAAAAGCCCCCTTTCCTCCCCGGCCCCTGCACTCTTTGTGAATGAGGGCAGGGAACACGGCCCTTCCCCCGCCCAGGAGCCACGCCAGACCGCCGCACTCAGAGGACTGTTTGTTAATAGTCCAATTAGATAATTGCCATCTTTCACTCCTTTTGCTCCGCATTTCCCATAAAGGAATGAATGGGGAGAGCGGCGTGGAGAGGGCTTCTGCCCCGGCAAGGTGACGAGAAGGGCTGGAGCATGCTCCTTGCACAAGGCCATGCGCTTGAATTGAATCATTGTGGCCTAATCAATGCTCTTATTGGATTACTGGCTGTTGCTTTTCTCAAAGATATTGTAGCAGAGACAATGAAATAGCTaggggaaaacttttttttttttttttttaagcagatctCACAGTTGAGATTTTCTcggctctctctccctctccccctctctctcctgctgGACTCTCTGAGTACAAAGCTGCCCTTTGAATGGGCTGCCTCAGGGCTGCTGGAGGTGCAGGCATGAAAAAATCCAACTGGAACTAAATGAAGAGAGGTGGCAGTTTAAGATGGCTGTCAGCGTCGAGGTGTGTTAAGGAGTTGTTTGGGACGAAAGCTTGGCTTTTTAGAGGGTGGGGGAAGTACTTTTGGGGAAAActttttctccccccccccctttttttcccctcctagaGGCGACTGCTTTCTTCTGCCGCAGGGTGTgtaagggtttttgtttttcctcccccctccaccctcATTCAGCTCTATCTGTCGAGTGTGGAGAAAACCCCTCTAGCCAGTGTGTGAGCAGGAGGGTCAAAGGCAAAGGGAAAGTTAATAATGCCTGCTAACGGTACTAACAATTCAGGATGAAtcttgtcaaaagtttttctggaaGTGTGGGTCTTTGATTGTGTGTTTCCTGAAAGCAAGACCAATCATTTCCGTTTATTCACTGGCTAAACCCCTACTTGATTGGGGACAAGGACAGAAACCATCCATTACGGTCTGATATATTATCCAAACAATTTAGTGTATTCATGAGGTAGCCGAAACGTGGAGGCTGCGAAATTACCCGTAATCAATTGCAGCAGCGAGTGTGCGTCCCCCCGGGTGTCGGACAACTGCTACTCGCCGTCTCAGCAATAGGCGGGAGCCGCAGCAATTCGGAGTTGCGCTGCTCGCTACCTGATCGCCAGGCTGGGGACACTGGACGTGCTCAGAGGACGCGGGCGCTGACGAGGCGGCTTCGCCGCTGCTCCACCGGGATCCTCGACCAGACCCGCCGCCTCTCCGCGAGCGCGCCACTCGGCGGTCGCCGCTGACCTGCCCGCGGCCGCCGCAGCCGCCCCGCGGGGACATTCATTCTTGCCGCTTGCCTCTCTCCGGACCGAGCGTAGGGGCTGCATTGTAGTGGTTTTGTCCCccgtctgcttttttttttctccttcccccaccccccctttttttttctttttttttgttgctcTTGCCTCTCCTATGTTCGGGAAACGAGACAAAATGGACGTTCGGTGCCACTCGGACGCAGAGGCTGCCCGGGTCTCGAAGAACGCGCACAAGGAGAGCCGGGAGAGCAAGGGCGCGGAGGGGAACCTCCCTGCCGCCTTCCTCAAGGAACCGCAGGGCGCCTTCTCTGCGTCGGGCGCCGCGGAAGATTGTAACAAAAGTAAATCCAATTCAACCGCGGATCCGGATTACTGCCGCCGGATCCTGGTCCGAGGTAGGAATGGGTCAGGGCTGCGGGGGGCGTTCTTTAGGGGCGACTCAGGGGCTCGAGCAGCGCGCCGCCACCGACCCCGGCAGGCCGGGTGGGTCTGCCGCCTGGGACTTAGGAGAAAGTTGCTGGCCCTCCCTGTCCCGGGTGTGGCCAGCCGCTGGGCATTCCCACCTGGGACGCGCGCTCTCCAGGAGCTTCGATCCCTTCAAGCCTCGAGAGGCCCCGCCGGCTTGGCTGCTGGGGAAGCCGAGGGACTGTGCGGGAGGGCCCAGGATCCAGGCTGCGGCCTCCGACCCGGGAAAGAAGCCGGAAACTCTGGAGGACCTGTTCGCGTCCTGCGGACCGGAGGACCTGCGGGGAGCCCGCTCGCGGGCTCCCGCACCCTGGCGAGTTGAGCGCATCCGAGGGGGGCGCGGGCGCTGGAGAACAGCCGCGGACCGCTGGCTACGGCCAGGCCAGTTGGCGCGCTGGGCCAAGGGGCTCGGCGCCGCGCTCGGGCCTGGCCGCCGCCGCTGGGAGAAGCAGCCAGGCTGAGTTGCCAGGCCGCGGATGCCGCTTTAGTGCTGGCCTCGACCCCGCTCTGCTGCGCGGCGTGCGGTCGGCTCCGGCGGTGGCGGTGGTGAGGCCCGGCCCCGGCGCGGCGCCGCCCCCGCCAACTGATCGCCAGGCCCTGCCGGCTCCGACTCGGTCCCTCCTCCTTCCGCCGCCGGGTTCGGGAGGGAAGGAGACcccgggatgggggtgggaacGGCCGAAGTGCGGTCTGGTCAACACGCTCCAGAGCTGGGGCCGGCAAGATCTGGGCTGGTCAGTGCGGGGACCCTCAAGCTACAGGGGACCCAGTCCACGCAGCCGAGGCCCCCAGGCCAAAAGGAACGTCAGCCGatttggaattgattttttttttctcccctgtcCGGAGGGCTCTACAAAGGCCAAGTCCGATTCCTCTTCCCATCAGCTGTGTGGAGTCAGTCCCctcaacaccccccccccccaccccggccaagCACATACAGCGTCCTTGCTCCCCGGCTGTGGCTGCAGGCCCACCAGCCCGACTTCCCACCTCCGGACTgctggctgctggctgctggtgACTGTATCCCAGAAGCCAGCTCCGGCCAGGGTAGgtggaggaaggcaggagggttCTTGTGCCTGATTATCTCCCCTTCCCCAGATGCCAAGGGGTCCATCCGAGAGATCATCCTGCCCAAGGGCCTGGACCTGGATCGGCCCAAGAGGACGCGCACTTCCTTCACCGCGGAGCAGCTCTACCGGCTGGAGATGGAGTTCCAGCGCTGCCAGTACGTGGTGGGCCGGGAGAGAACCGAGCTCGCTCGGCAGCTCAACCTCTCCGAGACCCAGGTACTCAGCGGCCAGGCTGCACACAGCTCAGCATCAGCCTCCTTCCCCTTCACCCCCAGCCAGCTCTTCCTCACCACCTAGCTTGACTCTGGATAGAGCCTCCCAGGTGAGGCAGAGAAGATAAGGAGGATGGGGAAGAAAGGGCGAAGGCTTTCTCCCTTTCCTAAGCCATCCCTTTCCCCCTCCACCCCAAATCTTCCATG
Coding sequences within:
- the VAX1 gene encoding ventral anterior homeobox 1 isoform X2, which produces MFGKRDKMDVRCHSDAEAARVSKNAHKESRESKGAEGNLPAAFLKEPQGAFSASGAAEDCNKSKSNSTADPDYCRRILVRDAKGSIREIILPKGLDLDRPKRTRTSFTAEQLYRLEMEFQRCQYVVGRERTELARQLNLSETQANSEENNERFKRG